In Silene latifolia isolate original U9 population chromosome X, ASM4854445v1, whole genome shotgun sequence, the following proteins share a genomic window:
- the LOC141619934 gene encoding uncharacterized protein LOC141619934 — MPPKRDTAANDTQAELNRLRAENEALKAKRVDPGKMSTIVARHNPTIFTGEGEPQLLGEWCREFTNLFEPIACPKSCAVDQAAHYLRATAGDWWTRNKVEIRQVARDLETGHVSWLEFQEFLKNEFMPEFQKAKLREEFDTFKMTEDMTVEAYHRKFRQLSSYIDDFGQNEAMLAMRFEQGLTMDIKKRLTAAPPTTVQDIYLRAGAAERLSDQIKADKKGKAEKRKLETTRDNLWGKEASSGRYGGYSTNKGYYRRFVKDFSKIAKPLTSLMQKENRKSIHVLSSARSRVRMHNELQEMGIHMIRKGETLGDLTVEPELYEEIRELQEADARIQKWRSTVEQAEAGVDSKFVIHADGSLRFGGRWCVPDNEELKRKIITEAHATPYSVHPGGDKLYKDLKKTFWWPNMKKEVAELVARCLTCQRVKGEHKRPQGKIDRYFRD; from the exons ATGCCTCCGAAAAGGGATACCGCTGCTAATGACACCCAAGCGGAGTTGAATAGGCTCCGagctgagaatgaggccctaaaggccaaacgaGTGGATCCGGggaagatgagcaccattgtggcaaggcataaccccacaataTTCACTGGAGAGGGGGAACCTCAATTGCTGGGGGAATGGTGTAGAGAATTCACCAATCTGTTTGAGCCGATAGCATGTCCTAAGAGCTGCGCAGTGGATCAAGCTGCCCACTATCTTAGGGCCACAGCCGGTGACTGGTGGACCAGGAATAAGGTGGAGATTCGACAGGTTGCTAGAGATCTTGAGACGGGACATGTGTCTTGGTTGGAATTCCAAGAGTTTCTGAAGAATGAGTTCATGCCCGAGTTCCAAAAAGCCAAACTACGGGAGGAGTTTGACACTTTCAAGATGACAGAAGATATGACAGTGGAGGCTTATCATCGGAAATTTCGACAGTTATCCTCATACATTGATGACTTTGGGCAGAATGAGGCTatgctggctatgaggtttgagcaGGGACTTACGATggacatcaagaagaggctcacagCAGCTCCACCCACTACAGTTCAGGACATTTACTTAAGGGCTGGTGCTGCTGAGAGGCTCTCGGATCAGATCAAGGCTGATAAGAAAGGCAAGGCTGAGAAAAGGAAGCTGGAGACCACGAGAGATAATCTTTGGGGCAAAGAAGCGAGTTCGGGCAGATATGGTGGGTACTCCACTAACAAAG gttattaTCGAAGATTTGTCAAGGACTTCTCGAAGATCGCAAAGCCATTGACGTCATTGATGCagaaggagaacag gaaatCCATCCATGTTTTGAGCAGTGCCAGATCTAGGGTGAGGATGCATAATGAGCTGCAGGAGATGGGAATCCACATGATCCGGAAAGGGGAGACTCTTGGGGACTTGACCGTTGAGCcggagttatatgaggagatcCGAGAGTTACAGGAGGCCGATGCTAGAATTCAGAAGTGGCGCAGCACAGTAGAACAGGCAGAAGCTGGGGTTGATTCCAAGTTTGTTATCCATgctgatggtagtctgaggtttggaGGACGGTGGTGTGTTCCGGATAATGAGGAGCTGAAGAGGAAGATTATTACTGAGGCTCATGCTACACCATACTCGGTTCATCCTGGGGGAGATAAGCTGTACAAGGACctgaagaagactttttggtggccgaatatgaagaaGGAAGTTGCTGAGTTAGTAGCTCGATGCTTGACGTGCCAGAGAGTGAAGGGTgaacataagagaccgcaagggaag attgacaggtatttccGAGACTGA